One region of Algihabitans albus genomic DNA includes:
- a CDS encoding lipid-A-disaccharide synthase N-terminal domain-containing protein, whose translation MDGLAAWWSQLTSIEATWLAIGLTGQSMFFMRFLMQWIATERARRSVVPEVFWYFSIAGGAIVLAYGIHRADPVIILGQCAGVTIYSRNLYFIWKEKLDLRRVRRDGRERGLEELETPESQVGR comes from the coding sequence GTGGACGGACTAGCGGCTTGGTGGAGCCAGCTGACCAGCATCGAGGCAACCTGGCTGGCGATCGGCCTGACCGGGCAGTCGATGTTCTTCATGCGGTTCCTGATGCAATGGATCGCCACCGAACGCGCCCGCCGCAGCGTCGTGCCGGAGGTCTTCTGGTACTTCTCCATTGCCGGGGGCGCGATCGTTCTGGCCTATGGCATTCATCGCGCCGACCCCGTCATCATCCTCGGTCAGTGTGCCGGCGTGACGATCTACAGCCGCAACCTCTACTTCATCTGGAAAGAGAAGCTGGACCTGCGGCGGGTCAGACGGGACGGTCGCGAGCGCGGCCTCGAGGAATTGGAAACGCCGGAAAGCCAGGTAGGGCGATGA
- the argS gene encoding arginine--tRNA ligase codes for MNIFNHFFGIVEIKLKSLAAAGTLPGGLDASRVTVEPPRDPSHGDLSTNAAMVLAKQTGVKPRDLAEQLAEQLRGAEAVEAVAVAGPGFINLRLTNAFWYDHLGDILRAGRDYGRSDLGAGRKVNVEYVSANPTGPLTVGHARGAVVGDALAGLLEKAGFDVTREYYINDAGGQVDTLARTAHLRYREALGETIGEIPAGLYPGAYMRDVGRALAERDGNTWLNQPETAWLPEVRRFAIEVLMRVIKDDLHALGVDQSVFTSERSLVEAGAVERVFASLEGRDLLYVGVLEPPKGKTPEDWEPRPQTLFKATSFGDDVDRPLKKSDGSWTYFANDMANHFDKYRRGFTRQIDVWGADHGGYVKRMQAAVKALTEERATLEIVLCQLVKLSKGGVEVKMSKRSGSFVTLRELIDDVGKDVVRFIMLTRKSDAQLDFDLEKVLEQSRDNPVFYVQYAHARAHSVLRHAAAEFPDLPTAPEALATSSLARLTDSAELALIRQMANWPRVVEQAATASEPHRVAFYLQDLAAAFHTLWTKGNDDARLRFLIADDLAVTTARLALVKALAETIASGLAVMGVEPVTEMR; via the coding sequence ATGAACATTTTCAACCACTTCTTCGGCATTGTCGAGATAAAACTTAAATCTTTGGCGGCGGCGGGAACGCTACCCGGCGGGTTAGATGCCTCGCGGGTCACCGTCGAGCCGCCGCGCGATCCCAGCCACGGCGATCTTTCGACCAATGCCGCCATGGTCCTGGCCAAACAAACCGGCGTGAAACCCCGGGATCTCGCCGAACAGCTCGCCGAGCAGCTGCGTGGCGCCGAAGCCGTTGAGGCCGTTGCGGTGGCCGGACCCGGCTTCATCAATCTGCGCCTGACCAATGCCTTCTGGTATGACCATCTCGGCGACATTCTAAGGGCGGGCAGGGACTACGGCCGCTCCGACCTCGGCGCTGGCCGCAAGGTCAACGTCGAGTACGTCTCCGCAAATCCCACAGGTCCCCTGACGGTCGGGCACGCGAGGGGCGCCGTGGTTGGCGACGCCCTGGCCGGCTTGCTGGAGAAGGCAGGCTTCGACGTCACCCGCGAATACTACATCAACGATGCGGGCGGTCAGGTGGATACCCTGGCCCGGACGGCGCATCTGCGCTACCGCGAAGCCCTGGGCGAGACGATCGGCGAAATCCCCGCAGGCCTCTATCCGGGCGCCTACATGCGTGACGTCGGCCGCGCGCTCGCCGAACGCGACGGCAATACGTGGCTGAACCAGCCGGAAACAGCCTGGCTGCCCGAGGTACGCCGCTTCGCCATCGAGGTCCTGATGCGCGTCATCAAGGATGATCTGCATGCTCTGGGGGTCGACCAGTCGGTCTTCACTTCCGAGAGGAGTCTGGTCGAAGCCGGCGCGGTGGAGCGGGTCTTCGCCAGCCTGGAAGGGCGCGACCTCCTCTACGTCGGCGTTCTGGAGCCGCCCAAAGGCAAGACGCCGGAAGACTGGGAACCACGCCCGCAGACTCTCTTCAAAGCGACCTCGTTCGGCGACGACGTCGACCGGCCGCTGAAGAAGTCGGACGGCAGTTGGACCTACTTCGCGAACGACATGGCGAACCACTTCGACAAGTACCGGCGCGGCTTCACCCGCCAGATCGACGTCTGGGGCGCCGATCACGGTGGCTACGTCAAACGCATGCAAGCCGCCGTCAAGGCCCTGACGGAGGAGCGGGCGACACTGGAAATCGTGCTCTGTCAGCTGGTCAAGCTCTCGAAGGGCGGCGTCGAAGTGAAGATGTCGAAGCGCTCCGGCAGCTTCGTCACCCTCCGCGAGTTGATCGACGACGTCGGAAAGGATGTGGTTCGCTTCATCATGCTGACTCGGAAATCGGACGCGCAGCTCGATTTCGACCTGGAAAAAGTGCTGGAGCAGTCACGCGACAATCCGGTCTTCTATGTCCAATATGCCCATGCGCGGGCTCATTCCGTGCTGCGTCATGCGGCTGCCGAGTTTCCCGATCTCCCGACCGCGCCCGAGGCCCTGGCAACCAGTTCCTTAGCGCGTTTGACCGACTCCGCCGAGCTCGCGTTAATCAGGCAGATGGCCAACTGGCCGCGCGTTGTGGAGCAAGCGGCTACTGCCTCGGAACCGCACAGGGTTGCGTTTTACCTGCAAGACTTGGCTGCCGCATTCCACACGCTCTGGACGAAGGGCAACGACGACGCCCGCCTGCGGTTTCTGATTGCGGACGATTTGGCGGTGACCACGGCTCGCTTGGCCTTGGTCAAGGCGTTAGCCGAAACCATCGCCTCGGGCTTGGCCGTGATGGGGGTTGAGCCCGTTACGGAGATGCGCTGA
- the xth gene encoding exodeoxyribonuclease III produces the protein MVKIASWNVNSIKTRLPNVLDWLDSAAPDVLLLQELKCQTGDFPEMEFTARGYKALAVGQKSYNGVAILSRDAIEDPLEALPGDPKDEQARYLEVTTCGLRVASIYLPNGNPLGTEKFGYKLDWMQRLTTHARSLLLEDRPVVLGGDYNVIPEPLDCHDPAAWRGDALFQPESRAAFRGLLHLGYFEAYRVLQGARAGAYTFWDYQGGAWQADEGIRIDHLLLSAQAADRLEACDIDRTPRGRERPSDHTPIWCSLTE, from the coding sequence ATGGTCAAGATCGCCAGTTGGAACGTGAATTCCATCAAGACGCGCCTACCGAACGTGCTGGACTGGCTGGATAGCGCCGCCCCCGATGTGCTGCTGCTGCAGGAACTGAAGTGCCAGACCGGCGATTTTCCGGAGATGGAGTTCACGGCGCGCGGCTATAAGGCGCTGGCCGTCGGGCAGAAGAGCTACAACGGCGTCGCGATCCTCTCCCGCGATGCGATCGAGGATCCGCTGGAGGCTTTGCCCGGCGATCCGAAGGACGAACAGGCACGCTATCTGGAAGTCACGACCTGCGGGCTGCGCGTCGCCTCGATCTACCTGCCGAACGGCAATCCGTTGGGAACGGAGAAATTCGGTTACAAGCTCGATTGGATGCAGCGCCTGACGACCCATGCGCGCAGTCTGCTGCTCGAAGACCGGCCGGTCGTTCTGGGAGGCGACTACAACGTAATCCCCGAGCCGCTCGACTGCCACGACCCCGCGGCCTGGCGCGGCGACGCGCTGTTTCAGCCGGAAAGCCGCGCCGCCTTCCGGGGGCTGCTGCATCTCGGCTATTTCGAGGCCTATCGCGTCCTGCAGGGTGCGCGGGCCGGTGCCTATACCTTCTGGGACTATCAGGGTGGCGCCTGGCAGGCCGACGAAGGGATCCGGATCGATCACCTGCTGCTCAGCGCGCAGGCGGCCGACCGGCTGGAGGCCTGCGATATCGACCGCACGCCCCGCGGCAGGGAGCGGCCGAGCGACCATACCCCGATCTGGTGCAGTCTCACAGAGTGA
- a CDS encoding SPOR domain-containing protein, whose translation MPPPAPGVRLGPAVAPPGAQTSYIPDETDDGAAPPARRKGRVLPLLVAVLALGGFAAIVWYAYSWGTGDVPPGELPVVTAEQDLNDVKERPEEPGGMEVPHQDAQVLNDRGSDTHSTDTQEGQLERLLPPPESPQPPEPVEEPLAETPPVAASPQSPATDPQSPATDEGGTAVGDLPTEPPAAPQVGEAVDPSVAEAPAEAPPVPAADQPASAAPGSDDTVEVAEQPVVPPQPETSDSTAPAAPVDPAAPGTASTDLTPPAPPVPEPSTAEEAAPDPTVASPEPAAAPATEPATAASGPASVQSGDWVLQMAALRDRGAVDAEWARLQAKHPDLLSNLSLAVQTVNVEGQGAFHRLQAGPLPNRATATDLCGLLQGSGTDCLAKQH comes from the coding sequence GTGCCACCGCCTGCGCCCGGTGTCCGTCTTGGTCCCGCTGTCGCGCCACCGGGCGCCCAAACCTCCTACATACCCGACGAGACTGACGACGGCGCGGCGCCTCCTGCGCGCCGAAAAGGACGGGTCCTGCCGCTGCTGGTCGCGGTCCTCGCGCTTGGCGGCTTCGCGGCCATCGTCTGGTATGCCTATAGCTGGGGCACGGGCGACGTACCGCCCGGCGAACTGCCGGTCGTGACGGCCGAGCAGGATCTGAACGACGTCAAGGAGCGGCCGGAGGAGCCAGGCGGCATGGAAGTGCCGCATCAGGATGCCCAGGTTCTGAACGACCGTGGCAGCGACACGCACTCGACGGACACGCAAGAGGGGCAGTTGGAACGCCTGCTGCCGCCGCCCGAAAGCCCGCAGCCGCCCGAACCAGTGGAAGAGCCGCTGGCGGAAACCCCACCGGTTGCGGCCAGCCCGCAGAGTCCTGCAACCGACCCACAGAGCCCCGCGACCGACGAGGGCGGCACGGCGGTCGGCGACCTGCCCACCGAACCGCCCGCGGCCCCGCAAGTCGGCGAGGCCGTCGACCCGTCAGTTGCAGAGGCGCCGGCCGAAGCGCCGCCGGTTCCCGCCGCCGATCAGCCCGCTAGCGCAGCACCCGGCAGCGACGATACCGTCGAAGTGGCCGAACAACCCGTTGTTCCGCCTCAGCCGGAAACCTCGGACTCCACTGCACCTGCGGCACCTGTAGACCCTGCGGCGCCTGGAACCGCGTCGACCGATCTTACGCCGCCTGCGCCGCCCGTACCCGAACCCTCGACGGCCGAGGAGGCTGCACCAGACCCGACCGTCGCGTCTCCGGAACCGGCCGCAGCACCGGCCACCGAACCGGCGACGGCTGCGTCAGGACCGGCCAGCGTTCAGAGCGGCGACTGGGTACTTCAAATGGCGGCGCTGCGGGACCGGGGGGCGGTCGATGCGGAATGGGCGCGGCTTCAGGCGAAACATCCGGACCTGCTGAGCAACCTGAGCCTGGCCGTTCAGACGGTCAATGTGGAAGGCCAGGGTGCCTTCCATCGTCTGCAGGCCGGACCGCTGCCCAACCGAGCCACGGCGACGGATCTCTGCGGCCTGCTTCAAGGTTCGGGAACCGACTGCTTGGCCAAGCAGCACTGA
- the erpA gene encoding iron-sulfur cluster insertion protein ErpA codes for MPDSAPLRAFSLSENAAKRIIALAEHEQSGTMLRVSVSGGGCSGFQYGFDFDTQVEEDDKVFERDGARVVIDETSLELLTGSQIDFVEDLMGSYFKIENPQAESACGCGSSFSIAL; via the coding sequence ATGCCTGATAGCGCGCCTCTTCGAGCCTTTTCGCTGAGCGAGAACGCCGCAAAGCGAATCATCGCTCTGGCCGAGCACGAGCAGAGCGGGACCATGCTGCGCGTGTCGGTCTCCGGTGGCGGTTGCTCTGGCTTTCAGTACGGCTTCGATTTCGATACGCAGGTCGAGGAAGACGACAAGGTGTTCGAGCGGGACGGCGCCCGGGTGGTGATCGACGAAACCTCCCTGGAACTGCTGACCGGGAGCCAGATCGATTTCGTCGAGGATCTCATGGGCAGCTACTTCAAGATCGAAAATCCGCAGGCCGAATCGGCTTGCGGCTGCGGTTCTTCCTTCTCGATCGCTCTCTAG
- a CDS encoding rhomboid family intramembrane serine protease yields the protein MPFLPIYDNNPRIHISRPYVVWSLIALNVLGFVWQISGGDSGFQTVVYRYGFIPAVFGGGAELPASFGAAPSLLTLVSSQFLHGDLFHLVFNMLFLWVFGDNIEDALGHGKFLVFYLLSGVVAALAHFGFNLGSEVPVIGASGAISGVLGAYLLLYPRAWVLTPVAFMPLMLPAGLMLLFWFGMQLLNVFEGDASSNVAWWAHIGGFVVGLALVGPMKRPMVPLFGGHRPPKSLRVDSAAARRRRRPEPARNQDAPDSQNAPGSRETSDRDPWAGKGPWNRKAGKPPPSGRKGPWG from the coding sequence ATGCCCTTCCTGCCGATCTACGACAACAATCCCAGGATCCATATCTCGCGCCCCTACGTCGTCTGGAGCCTCATCGCGCTCAACGTCCTGGGCTTCGTTTGGCAGATATCCGGCGGCGACAGCGGGTTTCAGACCGTCGTCTATCGCTATGGCTTCATTCCGGCGGTTTTCGGTGGCGGCGCCGAACTGCCGGCCTCGTTCGGCGCGGCCCCCTCGCTGCTGACCCTGGTCAGCAGTCAGTTCCTGCATGGCGACCTCTTCCACCTCGTCTTCAACATGCTTTTCCTTTGGGTCTTCGGCGACAACATCGAGGATGCGCTGGGACACGGGAAGTTTCTCGTCTTCTATCTGCTCAGCGGTGTCGTCGCGGCCCTCGCGCACTTCGGCTTCAACCTCGGGTCGGAGGTGCCGGTGATCGGCGCGTCGGGCGCGATTTCCGGTGTGCTGGGCGCCTATCTGCTGCTCTATCCGCGCGCCTGGGTCCTGACGCCGGTGGCTTTCATGCCGCTGATGTTGCCGGCCGGCCTGATGCTGCTCTTCTGGTTCGGCATGCAACTCCTGAACGTCTTCGAAGGCGACGCTTCAAGCAATGTCGCCTGGTGGGCTCATATCGGCGGATTCGTCGTCGGCCTGGCTTTGGTCGGGCCCATGAAGCGGCCGATGGTACCGCTCTTCGGCGGGCATCGGCCGCCGAAGAGCCTGCGGGTCGACAGTGCAGCCGCCCGTCGTCGGCGCCGGCCGGAGCCCGCCCGAAACCAAGACGCGCCTGATTCGCAGAACGCGCCCGGCTCTCGGGAGACGTCGGATCGGGACCCCTGGGCCGGCAAGGGGCCGTGGAACCGAAAGGCGGGCAAGCCGCCCCCCTCCGGACGAAAAGGCCCCTGGGGGTAG
- the nagZ gene encoding beta-N-acetylhexosaminidase translates to MPPVSSAIYGCAGLELSVWESEFFAETNPLGLILFARNVETPDQVRALTEAFRTIVDRSDAPVLIDQEGGRVQRLKPPTWRQAPPPRIFGRLAERDPQAAVAAVELNARLLAQELLSLGITVDCAPLLDLSMKDTHKVIGDRAFSGDTARVATLGRAACQGFLAGGVVPVIKHIPGHGRANVDSHFELPQVDATRRELEATDFAPFRALADAPWAMTAHVIYSAIDPDRAATVSPTVIAEVIRGDIGFEGLLVSDDLSMQALSGDLSERTAAALTAGCDIALHCNGDPSEMRQVAEAATPLSDAARRRLTRGEAQRRAPSLFDSLEAAEALEHLLSTVALR, encoded by the coding sequence ATGCCTCCAGTTTCCTCGGCGATCTACGGCTGTGCAGGCCTCGAACTCAGCGTATGGGAGTCCGAATTCTTTGCCGAAACCAACCCTCTGGGCCTGATTCTCTTCGCGCGTAACGTCGAGACGCCCGATCAGGTGCGTGCGCTGACCGAAGCCTTTCGAACAATCGTCGACCGGTCCGACGCGCCGGTGCTGATCGACCAGGAAGGGGGCCGCGTTCAACGCTTGAAGCCACCGACCTGGCGTCAGGCGCCGCCGCCTCGCATCTTCGGCCGCCTGGCCGAGCGCGATCCACAAGCGGCCGTGGCGGCTGTGGAGCTGAACGCGCGGCTTCTCGCGCAGGAGCTCCTTTCTCTCGGCATAACAGTCGATTGCGCGCCCTTGCTCGATCTTTCCATGAAAGATACGCACAAGGTGATCGGGGATCGCGCCTTCTCGGGCGATACGGCACGTGTGGCGACTCTGGGACGCGCGGCCTGTCAGGGTTTTCTGGCCGGTGGCGTGGTGCCCGTGATCAAGCATATCCCCGGACACGGACGAGCCAATGTCGACAGCCATTTCGAGCTGCCGCAGGTCGACGCGACGCGACGCGAGTTGGAGGCGACGGACTTTGCGCCCTTCCGCGCGCTGGCCGACGCGCCCTGGGCCATGACCGCGCATGTGATCTACAGTGCGATCGATCCCGACCGGGCGGCCACGGTTTCGCCGACGGTGATCGCGGAGGTGATTCGGGGCGACATCGGCTTCGAGGGCCTCCTGGTCTCCGACGACCTCTCGATGCAGGCTTTGAGCGGCGATCTGTCGGAGCGGACCGCGGCGGCGCTGACGGCCGGCTGCGATATCGCCCTGCATTGCAACGGGGACCCATCCGAAATGCGGCAGGTCGCCGAAGCCGCGACGCCGCTTTCCGATGCGGCGCGCCGGCGCCTCACCCGTGGCGAAGCCCAGCGGCGCGCGCCCAGCCTGTTCGACTCGCTGGAAGCCGCGGAAGCGCTCGAACACCTTCTGTCGACGGTCGCTCTCAGGTGA
- a CDS encoding glycosyltransferase family 2 protein: MGLTLPRQTQAIDEDKADSVTIAGEIGFAVVVPAFNEAPNLKTLVPEIFTAVEGLGPCQVCVVDDASTDETEAVLARLQARYANLLVTTHGERSGQSRGIWSGLRASEGRWVVTLDGDGQNDPADIPRLLEVARADESGRLGLVQGLRTKRRDPLSKRLASRFANGLRAWLLKDGCPDSGCGLKVVRRDLYEALPYFDSRHRYIPALIRGWGWEAIYLPVNHRERLAGVSKYTNWRRGLVGVVDLAGVIWLLRRTKQPLVRPR, from the coding sequence ATGGGCCTAACTTTGCCAAGGCAAACCCAAGCAATCGACGAAGACAAGGCCGACAGCGTCACAATAGCGGGCGAGATCGGTTTTGCCGTCGTGGTTCCGGCTTTCAACGAAGCGCCAAATCTCAAGACCCTCGTTCCTGAGATCTTCACGGCGGTGGAGGGATTGGGCCCCTGCCAGGTCTGCGTGGTGGACGATGCCAGCACGGACGAGACGGAGGCGGTCTTGGCGCGGCTGCAGGCCCGCTATGCCAACCTGCTGGTAACGACTCACGGGGAGCGAAGCGGGCAATCGCGCGGAATCTGGAGTGGGCTGCGGGCCAGCGAAGGGCGCTGGGTGGTCACCCTGGACGGCGACGGGCAGAACGACCCGGCGGACATTCCCCGGCTGCTCGAGGTGGCGCGCGCCGACGAAAGCGGACGGCTGGGTCTGGTTCAGGGACTGCGCACCAAGCGCCGCGACCCGCTGTCGAAACGGCTGGCCTCGCGCTTCGCCAACGGGCTCCGGGCCTGGTTGCTGAAGGACGGCTGCCCCGATAGCGGCTGCGGACTGAAGGTGGTGCGGCGCGATCTCTACGAAGCGCTGCCCTACTTCGACTCGCGACATCGCTATATTCCTGCGCTGATACGCGGATGGGGCTGGGAAGCTATCTACCTTCCGGTCAATCATCGGGAACGTCTGGCTGGAGTTTCGAAGTACACCAACTGGCGGCGGGGGCTGGTCGGCGTCGTCGATCTGGCCGGTGTCATCTGGCTGCTTCGGCGAACGAAACAGCCGCTGGTTCGGCCCAGATGA
- a CDS encoding M81 family metallopeptidase: protein MKIAIAGFQHETNTFAPAKADYDAFASGGAWPPLSRGAAMLQALSGMNLPAAGAIEEARSLGHQVEPLSWAAATPSDRVTRDAYERIASQIFEDLEAQRGLDGIYLDLHGAMVTEAHQDGEGELLRRLRDRVGPELPIVVSLDLHANVTPEMVDLSDGLVIYRTYPHVDMAETGARALRLLHRLMDAGPGRGPRYKAYRQLPFLIPLTSGCTLIEPADSLYGQIPELEGGGVATLSFACGFSPADIHHAGPSVVAYGESAEAAGQAADTLYESVAGQETAFAGRILPADQAVTYAVERSAKGDGPVVIADTQDNPGAGGNGDTVGLLAELVRQRVPDAVIGVLFDPANAKRAAEAGEGAELQLELGSHSGLPGHRPLSGTYRVKRVGDGVFTCTGPFYRGARMRLGPMALLEIGGVEVVVGCKKAQAADRDMFRHVGVEPEAKRILALKSSVHFRADFQPIASEVIVAAAPGPNPVDHLALTYGNLRPDIRLMPMGPTQAAHRG, encoded by the coding sequence ATGAAGATCGCCATCGCCGGCTTCCAGCACGAGACCAACACTTTCGCGCCCGCCAAGGCCGATTACGATGCCTTTGCCTCGGGCGGCGCCTGGCCGCCGTTGTCGCGCGGAGCGGCCATGCTGCAAGCGCTCTCCGGCATGAACCTGCCGGCGGCGGGCGCCATCGAGGAAGCCCGCAGCCTGGGGCATCAGGTCGAACCGCTATCCTGGGCTGCGGCAACTCCATCGGACCGCGTCACGCGCGACGCCTATGAGCGGATCGCCAGTCAGATCTTCGAAGACCTGGAGGCGCAGCGCGGCCTTGACGGCATCTATCTGGATCTTCATGGCGCCATGGTCACCGAAGCCCACCAGGACGGGGAAGGTGAGTTGCTGCGCCGCCTACGCGACCGGGTCGGCCCGGAGCTGCCGATCGTCGTCAGCCTCGACCTGCATGCCAACGTTACGCCGGAAATGGTTGATCTCTCTGACGGTCTGGTAATCTACCGGACCTACCCTCACGTCGATATGGCAGAGACCGGCGCACGGGCGCTGCGCCTGCTGCATCGCCTGATGGATGCCGGGCCGGGGCGGGGGCCACGCTACAAGGCCTACCGGCAGCTTCCCTTCCTGATCCCGCTGACCAGCGGCTGTACGCTGATCGAACCGGCCGACAGCCTTTACGGGCAGATTCCGGAGCTGGAGGGCGGCGGCGTCGCCACGCTCTCCTTTGCCTGCGGCTTCTCGCCAGCGGACATTCACCATGCCGGCCCGAGCGTCGTGGCCTATGGCGAGAGCGCGGAGGCGGCGGGGCAGGCCGCCGATACCCTTTACGAGAGCGTCGCCGGCCAGGAAACCGCCTTCGCCGGACGTATTCTCCCGGCAGACCAAGCCGTGACCTATGCCGTGGAACGCTCGGCTAAGGGCGACGGGCCAGTGGTCATTGCGGACACTCAGGACAACCCCGGCGCCGGCGGCAACGGCGATACCGTTGGACTGCTGGCGGAGTTGGTCCGCCAGCGCGTGCCTGACGCCGTGATCGGCGTGCTGTTCGACCCGGCCAATGCGAAACGGGCCGCCGAAGCCGGCGAGGGGGCCGAACTGCAGCTGGAACTGGGGTCGCATTCGGGCCTGCCAGGCCATCGGCCGCTCAGCGGCACCTACAGGGTCAAGCGAGTCGGAGACGGGGTCTTCACCTGCACCGGCCCCTTCTATCGCGGCGCGCGCATGCGGCTCGGTCCCATGGCCCTGTTGGAGATCGGCGGCGTGGAGGTGGTGGTCGGTTGCAAGAAGGCACAGGCCGCCGACCGCGACATGTTCCGCCATGTCGGTGTGGAACCGGAGGCCAAGCGGATCCTGGCGCTCAAGTCCTCGGTTCACTTCAGGGCGGACTTCCAGCCGATCGCCAGCGAGGTGATCGTGGCGGCGGCACCGGGCCCCAATCCGGTCGACCATCTGGCGCTGACCTACGGCAACCTGCGGCCCGATATCCGTCTGATGCCGATGGGGCCGACTCAAGCCGCCCATCGCGGCTGA
- a CDS encoding deoxyguanosinetriphosphate triphosphohydrolase has product MTHPEPRPPAPYACDPAKTRGRRLAEPESPTRTAFQRDRDRIVHSGAFRKLQYKTQVFVYHEGDYYRTRLTHSLEVAQIARSISRQLGLNEDLAEAVALAHDLGHTPFGHAGEDALDGAMQIHGGFDHNEQTFRILTELEARYADFDGLNLTWETLEGAVKHNGPLAEPRPHLATFCEDWDLELNGWPSAEAQVAALADDIAYNNHDIDDGLRAGLFTIDDLMELPLVGPVFEEVQALYPRLELPRWIHETIRRLINLMVEDLLGETRLRLTENAPKTADDIRTADRAMVAFSETMRQNDRVLRDFLFTRMYRHYLVNRQTLKARRVVSELFELYMDQPNTLPAEWRQRAETAEGPAPRARIVADYIAGMTDRYALEAHRKVFDPYVRF; this is encoded by the coding sequence ATGACCCACCCGGAGCCGCGTCCCCCCGCACCCTATGCCTGCGACCCGGCCAAGACGCGCGGCCGGCGTCTGGCGGAACCGGAGAGTCCGACCCGCACGGCCTTCCAGCGCGACCGGGACCGCATCGTGCATTCCGGCGCCTTCCGGAAGCTTCAGTACAAGACCCAAGTTTTCGTCTATCACGAGGGCGACTACTACCGAACCCGACTGACCCACTCGCTGGAGGTCGCCCAGATCGCCCGCTCGATCTCCCGCCAGCTGGGCCTGAACGAGGACCTCGCCGAGGCGGTCGCGCTGGCCCACGACCTCGGTCATACGCCCTTCGGTCACGCCGGCGAGGACGCGCTGGACGGCGCCATGCAGATCCATGGCGGCTTCGATCACAACGAACAGACCTTCCGCATTCTGACCGAACTGGAGGCTCGCTATGCCGACTTCGACGGGCTCAACCTGACCTGGGAAACCCTCGAAGGCGCGGTGAAGCACAATGGCCCCTTGGCCGAGCCGCGGCCCCATCTCGCGACCTTCTGCGAGGACTGGGATCTGGAGCTGAACGGCTGGCCAAGCGCCGAGGCGCAGGTGGCGGCCCTGGCGGACGACATCGCCTACAACAACCACGATATCGACGACGGCCTGCGCGCCGGCCTCTTCACCATCGACGACTTGATGGAACTGCCGCTGGTCGGACCGGTCTTCGAGGAGGTCCAGGCCCTCTATCCGCGGCTGGAGCTGCCGCGCTGGATCCACGAGACGATTCGGCGCTTGATTAACCTGATGGTCGAGGACCTGCTGGGCGAGACTCGGCTGCGGCTGACGGAAAACGCGCCGAAGACAGCCGACGACATCCGGACCGCCGACCGCGCGATGGTTGCCTTTTCCGAGACCATGCGCCAGAACGACCGCGTCCTGCGGGACTTCCTGTTCACCCGGATGTATCGGCACTACCTGGTCAACCGCCAGACCTTGAAGGCGCGGCGGGTCGTCTCGGAACTGTTCGAGCTTTACATGGACCAGCCCAACACACTGCCGGCGGAATGGCGGCAGCGTGCCGAGACGGCGGAGGGACCGGCCCCGCGCGCGCGGATCGTCGCCGACTACATCGCGGGCATGACCGACCGCTACGCCTTGGAGGCCCATCGGAAGGTCTTCGACCCCTATGTTCGATTCTAA